Within the Cupriavidus necator N-1 genome, the region GATCTTGCAAAGTCGATCTTCCAACTCTACTGGGTCGACCCAGAGACGGGCGAGACGCACAGCCGGCGCCTCAGCAAGACCCAACTGATTTCCTTTCTGAGCAATCGCACCCCCGGCAAGTTCGTACTGGAGACGTGTGGCGGCGCGCACTGGTGGGCAAGAAAGATTATCAGCCTGGGCCATGAAGCCATCCTGCTCCACCCAAAGTACGTGCGACCGTTCGTGCGGACCAACAAGACCGATGCGGCCGACGCGCGCGCGATCTGGACAGCCGCGCAGCAACCTGGGATGCGACCGATACCGGTAAAGACTGAGGCACAGCAAGCCTTACTTGGATTGCACCGAATTCGCTCGGAACTAGTCGACAGCCGCACGCGGCAAGTGAATCAGATTCGCGGCTTGCTGGGCGAATACGGCCTGCACTTCGTGCTTGGTCGCAAGGCTGCCATGGCGCAGTTTGTCACCCGACTGAGCGAGATCGAGCAAACCATCCCGGCTCCCTTGTGGCGACTGTTGTCGCGCCAGTTACAGCGACTCAGGCAGTTGGACGCTGAAATCCTCGCGGCCGAGCAAGAGATCGCTGCATGGCTAAAAACCGAGCCTGCCGCCCAATGTGTGGATGCGATTCCGGGAATTGGCCCGATCACCGCCACGGCCCTGGTTGCCACCATGGGATCTCCCCAGGCTTACCGCTCAGGCAGAGCCTTCGCGGCCAGCCTGGGCCTGGTACCAACCCAGAGTGGCACCGGCGGCAAGGTTCACCTCGGCCATATCAGCAAACGTGGCGATCCCTATTTGCGCAAACTGCTGATCCATGGCGCACGCATCGTGCTGACCCGCTCGAAGCGGCGCCCGTGCTGGGCTGAGGCCCTGCTGGTCAGGCGCCCGACCAATGTTGCCATCGTCGCGCTAGCCAACAAGATGGCGCGCACCGCCTGGGCATTGCTTGCCCATCGCCGCGTCTATGAACCCGGCTATGTCAGCGCACGGCCTGCGTAGCGAAAGCACGACCACAGCAGGGCACAAACGAATACCTTCAGGGTTGCACAGGGTAAGGAGATAAGGTGTGATGGCAAACTAGGTCGGACCGCGGGAACGCAAACCCGATGACATCCAAGCGGCTTACAGCCCGTCGTGGGAGATGGGGACGTTCCCGGCTGATTCCATCAAGGCCCGCAGGCACGTTCCTGCAGCAAGGTCGGATATAAGACAGCAACCCATACCTACAAGCCAAAGCCCTTCAATTTACCTTGGCATCCGGGCGGTGTTCATATAAGGATGTCAAGTAGTGCGCTATCGCGGCGGCCCATTCGCGCACTGGCAAATCACCGTCCCAGCCAGAACCAGGCGCATCGGCCTCGATCTCGCGACGGAGTTCAGCGGCCGTTTTCCTGGATTCCCAAGGCATGGCACGAGGGGTGAAGTAGACATCCGGCCCCAGGCCTTTTTCCCGAAGAAAATCGGCCCGGGACGACGTTCCCCGGTACGGCTTCCGTGTGCTCGGTCCTGACATCACCACCAAGCATGGACAGCAGGAAATCCGGCTTGTCGGAATGGCTAAGGACCAGTGGAAACGAGAGCTGTTCAATTGGCAACGTCGCAAGCAAGTGTGCGATGCAATAGTGCCGGGAAACGGAATTCGTGAGACTGGGACGTTCTTTGTGAGACTGCAGTTACGTAAATGGTAAGACTACCCGGACTCCAGCCACGACGTGTCGCGCGTGACTATAGATCGTGACGCGAACCCAAACCCTGACAGTCCGATCCGGGACCGAATACCCTGCCATGTTATGAGCGGCTGGCATGCCGTGACCTTGGCAACGACCAGCCCGCCGCGCCGGGTGACGCCGCTTGGCCACCTGCATCTATGGCGGCGGCGAGTGTTGGGCCTACCCCACCCCGCACTGGCAGTGCAGGAATAGAGACCAATTGGTGCAAGGAATAGACGCGAACACTATCCCTCCGTGTTGTATTCCATATTGGCCGAGTCTCGGCTATGTCAGTGCGAATGCCTGTGATGAATATCAGGGAAGTGGGGATGCTTGTGGACGAGGGGGGCATGCCAGTGGGTGTGCACATGTGGCTCCTTCCCATTCCACGGGAAATCATGCTCGTGCTGATGGTGTTCATCGTGACGATGCGCATGCGTGTGTTCCATCGCCTCATGGGTGTGTTCGTGCTCGTGCCGTTCGCGAAGATGCAGCCACACACCCAATGCCATCAGCGCTGCGGCGAGCCAGAACAGGAAATTCGGTATCTCCGGCCATAAGAGAAAGGAGATCACCACACCGAACATGGGGGCCACTGAGAAATAAGCACCTGTCCTGGCCGTACCAAGATGACGAAGGGCGATCACAAACAGCGCCAGGCTCACACCATAGCCGGCAAAGCCGATCACCATCGCCGAAGCTAAAGGTATCGCTCCAGGGAGCGTGCTGCCTGCGACCAGTGCGAATCCCGTATTGCACGCGCCTGCGACCAAGCCCTTCAGACAGGCGATCAGGACAGCATCATTCGATGACACCTTGCGGGTGAGATTGTTGTCGACCGCCCAGCATCCGCAGGCGGCAATAATGAGCAGTGCACCTGGAGACAAGGTGGCAGCACCGGGCTGCCAGGAAAGAAGCATGCCCCCGGCAACGATGGCAATCATGCCAAGCACAATCTGCCGATCGGCGTTCTCCTTGAACACGATCCAGGCGATGAGCGCTGTGAAGACACCCTCCACATTCAATAGGAGCGAGGCGGATGCCGCGCTGGTCACAGCAAGCCCCGTCATCAGAAGTGCCGGGCCGGCCACTCCACCAGCCAGGATCGCTCCCAAAAGCCACGGAATTTCGTGACGCGGAATCGGCGGTTGCGGCGGGGTCTGGCTGTCGGCCTTCCGGGTGAGCTTCCTTAGTAGCAGGAATCCGCCAAGGCCCAGGCCGCTACCCAAGTACAACAGTCCCGCCAGCAACAGCGGCGAGACTGTGCCCGTCAGGGTCTTGGCCAGCGGCGTGCTAGCGCCGAACAGGAGTGCGGCAGCGAGCGCCGGGGCGGCGGAACGAACGGACATGTCAGCAATGCCATGGGGGAATGGTTGCCTATTGTCGCGCGTTTGCGGAGAATACGGGCCTATTACTCATATTGCGAGTGCAGCGGCCTCCCCGCAGCACCGCTGGCTGGTTCGTGCAACGCCTTGTCTCGCGCTTCGTCGTCCGTCTGGTCACGCTGCTGTTCGTTCTGAATTGCGGCGCGACCTTGGCTGCGGCGCCGGCATGGCTCCACCATGAAATGGAACACGCGCTGGAGCACGCGCACGGCGCTGCCGGGCTGGATGGCAAGGCCGACGTCGGTGAGCAACTTGCCGCCGAATTTGCCGTGCCCGATCACGACGACGATTCCGGCATTCCACATGGCGCACTGCATGCCTTCGCCCAACTGCCTGCCACGCTGCATCAACATTCGCCACTGGTGATTGTGGAGCGCACTGGAACACCGCCGTCGCATGCCGCGGCAGACGCCCTGACCGACCTGCCTCCTGGTCTTCCCTTTAAGCCGCCCCGGCTCTGACCCCCGCCAGGCGCTTCCTTCCGCGCCGTCCAAGCCTATCTGCTGACGCGGCTTGCCCACGTCGGCGGCCCATTCCTGTCGCTTAACGAGTTCCGACATGGTCGCATTTCCGTGCCCACGCGGGCGCGCGGCAACGGCAGCAGCGTTTCTCCTGACGCTCCTGCCGTGCGCTTCGCATGCCCAGCCGTATGATGCCGGTATCAGCGCTGCCGCACCCGCAGCCTCAGTTTCCGCACAACCCGCACTGACGTTGCAAGCCGCGCAGAGCCGCGCGCTGGCAGCGAATCCTTCACTCCTTGCCGCAGAGAAAGAGCGGCTTGCCTGGGATGGCACGGTGCGCCAGGCCGGGGCCTACGCGAATCCCGAGCTCTCCCTGGAGGGCGATGAGTTGCGCAGCGATACCCGCACTGAGGCGATCCGACTGATTCAGCCCATTGACGTAAGCGGCAAGCGACGCGCCCTTGCCGCCGTAGCCGAGGCAGGCAGAGACCGGACCAACGCTACCCTAACGGCAAGGCGCAGCGAACTGCGCCTCATGGTGGCGAGCGCCTTTGTATCACTGCAGGAGGCCGAGGCGCTGGAGCGCCTGGCGGGCCAGAAACTGGAGACGATTGAGTCGTTCCGGAGTGCAGTCGGCCGCCGCGTGGTCGCAGGCAAGGTGTCGCCGATCGAGCGGGAGAAAGTCGGTTCGGATGCGGGAGGCGCTCTCATCGAGGCGCAGGAAGCGAGGCAACGGACTGCGCTGGCCCGCCGGCGTCTGGCCAGCTTCTGGGCTCGCACCGATGCGCCGGATTTCACCACGGTCAATGGGCCGTTTGGCGAGGAGGCAGCGTTCCCGGACCGCCAGATCGTTTTGAACGCCTTGCCGCAGCGCCCGGAATATCAGGCACGGCAGCAGGCCATCCGTGAGCAAGAGGCGCGGCTTGAGCTGGAGCGCGCTCGCCGGGTCGGTGACCTCACGGTTGCCGCAGGCGTCAAGCGGGTTCATCAGGCCCCCACGTTTGGCCAGCCCACTGCGCAGAATACGTTGATGCTATCCGTCGGCATCCCCTTGCCGCTGTTTGACCGGAACCAGGGGAATATCTATGAGGCGACCCAACAGGTAGACCGGGCCCGCCTGGAAGCCGATGCCACACGTAACCAGTTGCAGCTCAGGGCGCTCGAGCTGTCTGACGGCATCACACTGGCGGCCAAAGAACTCAAGACCCTGCGCGAAGAGGTACTTCCCGCTTCGCGCGAAACGGCTCGTGCGGTCATGAAAGGCTATGAGTTCGGTAAGTTTTCCTACCTGGAAGCACTGGACGCGCAGCGTGCCCAAATCCGCAACGAAGCTCAGTACATCGCCGCCGCCGCGCGGTACGAGCGTCTGAAGAACGAGATCCTTGAATTTGCCGGTAGCCCGGCCGTCAATCCGGGAGCGCAACCATGAACACCAAATCCGCTGTCGTACTGGCTGTAGCGACGCTCCTCGTCGGCTCCTTTGCCGGCTTTCAACTCGGACACCGCAATGCAGGCAGCTCGCATGAGTCCGCTCAAGCTGCCCATAGCTCCGCGGCGTCAGTCGCGGAAGAGGCCAAGCGCGGCCCTCACGGCGGGCGCCTGCTCGAGGACGGGTCGTTCCAGGTAGAAGTGACGATCTTCGAGCAAGGCGTCCCTCCACAGTTCCGGCTCTATCTGTATGAGAACGGCAAGCCGCTATCGCCCAAGGCTGCGCAAGCGGCGATCTCGCTGCAACGCCTGGGCCGGCCGGCCGAACCCATCGCCTTCTATGCCGAACGGGACTACCTGCGCGGCGACAAGACCGTGGTCGAGCCACACTCGTTCGATGTGACCGTGTCGGCCGACCACAATGGCAAGACGTCGCGCTGGCGATACGCGCAGGTCGAAGCGCGGGTCGAGATGGGCGAAGCGCAGTTAAAGGAGGCGGGCGTCAATATACTGACCGCGGGGCCAGTCCGCATTCGCTCCGTCCTTGAGTTGCCCGGCGCGATCAAGCCCAATGGCGACCGCTTCGTGCCGCTGTTGCAGCAGTTCAATGGAACCGTGGTCGCGGCGCCAGTTGGAGAAGGGACGCACGTCAAGCGTGGCGACATTCTGGCAGTGGTGGAAAGTCCTGAAGTCGGCGACCTGCGTAGCGCGCTCGCCGTCGCGAGAGACAAGGCGGAGCTGCATCGGCGAACACTCGAGCGGGAAGAAAAGCTCTTTGCCGAGCGCATTTCGCCGGAACAGGACGTGCTCTTAGCGCGGCAAGCCTATCGCGAAGCCCAGATCTCAGCAAACGCCGCTGCACGCAAGCTGGAAGCAATGCGCGTGACCGCCGGCGGCGGCGCCAATGTCGCCCGCGTCGAACTGCGCGCCCCCATTGATGGCGTGGTCACGGGGAAGTCAGTAGCGCCGGGCCAGGCTGTCGACGCCGGCACAGTGCTGATGTCGGTCGCGGACACCTCCACGGTCTGGGTCGAGTTGCCGATCTATCCAAAGGACATGGCTGCCGTGCGCCCCGGCCAGGCTGTCGTCATCAAGACGAGCGACGGCGAGACCGAGGCGCAGGGCAAGGTGGAAGCTGTCAGCGCGGTCGCCGGCGAGCAGACGCGCACGGCCACGGCGCGCGTTGTCCTACCCAACCGCGAAGGTGTATGGCGCCCGGGCACTCTGGTCAATGCTGTACTGATTACCAACGAGCAGGAAGTCGCTGTCGCGGTGGACAAAAGCGCGATCCAGACGGTGCGCGACTGGAAGGTCGTGTTTGGTCGGTATGGGCAGTACCTCGAAGCCCGCCCGCTCGAGCTTGGGCGTAGTGACGGGAAGATGGTGGAGGTGATCGAGGGCCTGTCAGCCGGTGAGCAGTACGCGGCCGGCAACAGCTTCACCGTGAAGGCCGAGCTCGGCAAGGCCGGCGCGACACACGACCACTGAGGCCACGGGAGTCCGCCATGTTCGACAGATTGCTTCAATTCTCCATCCAGCGCCGCTGGCTTGTGATGCTGGGCGTCCTCGCCCTGGTCCTTATCGGCGCCGCCAGCCTCCTGAGGCTGCCCATCGACGCTGTGCCAGACATCACCAATGTGCAGGTGCAGATCAACACGCGTGCGGAGGGGTATTCGCCACTAGAGGTGGAGCAGCGCATCACCTTCCCGATCGAGACGGTGATGGCGGGCCTGCCGAGCCTCGAAGCCACGCGCTCGGTCTCCCGCTACGGGCTGTCCCAGGTGACCGTGACCTTCAAGGATGGTACCGACATCTATTTCGCCAGGCAGCTCGTCAACGAGCGGATAACCGAGGCCCGTGAGCGGCTGCCGGCCGGCGTCACCCCGGCGATGGGGCCGATCGCGACCGGTCTGGGCGAAATCTTCATGTACACAGTGAAGGCTCGCCCTGGAGCCCGCAAGCAGG harbors:
- a CDS encoding DMT family transporter, with translation MSVRSAAPALAAALLFGASTPLAKTLTGTVSPLLLAGLLYLGSGLGLGGFLLLRKLTRKADSQTPPQPPIPRHEIPWLLGAILAGGVAGPALLMTGLAVTSAASASLLLNVEGVFTALIAWIVFKENADRQIVLGMIAIVAGGMLLSWQPGAATLSPGALLIIAACGCWAVDNNLTRKVSSNDAVLIACLKGLVAGACNTGFALVAGSTLPGAIPLASAMVIGFAGYGVSLALFVIALRHLGTARTGAYFSVAPMFGVVISFLLWPEIPNFLFWLAAALMALGVWLHLRERHEHEHTHEAMEHTHAHRHDEHHQHEHDFPWNGKEPHVHTHWHAPLVHKHPHFPDIHHRHSH
- a CDS encoding TolC family protein, giving the protein MVAFPCPRGRAATAAAFLLTLLPCASHAQPYDAGISAAAPAASVSAQPALTLQAAQSRALAANPSLLAAEKERLAWDGTVRQAGAYANPELSLEGDELRSDTRTEAIRLIQPIDVSGKRRALAAVAEAGRDRTNATLTARRSELRLMVASAFVSLQEAEALERLAGQKLETIESFRSAVGRRVVAGKVSPIEREKVGSDAGGALIEAQEARQRTALARRRLASFWARTDAPDFTTVNGPFGEEAAFPDRQIVLNALPQRPEYQARQQAIREQEARLELERARRVGDLTVAAGVKRVHQAPTFGQPTAQNTLMLSVGIPLPLFDRNQGNIYEATQQVDRARLEADATRNQLQLRALELSDGITLAAKELKTLREEVLPASRETARAVMKGYEFGKFSYLEALDAQRAQIRNEAQYIAAAARYERLKNEILEFAGSPAVNPGAQP
- a CDS encoding IS110 family RNA-guided transposase, with the protein product MNATTYGLDLAKSIFQLYWVDPETGETHSRRLSKTQLISFLSNRTPGKFVLETCGGAHWWARKIISLGHEAILLHPKYVRPFVRTNKTDAADARAIWTAAQQPGMRPIPVKTEAQQALLGLHRIRSELVDSRTRQVNQIRGLLGEYGLHFVLGRKAAMAQFVTRLSEIEQTIPAPLWRLLSRQLQRLRQLDAEILAAEQEIAAWLKTEPAAQCVDAIPGIGPITATALVATMGSPQAYRSGRAFAASLGLVPTQSGTGGKVHLGHISKRGDPYLRKLLIHGARIVLTRSKRRPCWAEALLVRRPTNVAIVALANKMARTAWALLAHRRVYEPGYVSARPA
- a CDS encoding efflux RND transporter periplasmic adaptor subunit, whose product is MNTKSAVVLAVATLLVGSFAGFQLGHRNAGSSHESAQAAHSSAASVAEEAKRGPHGGRLLEDGSFQVEVTIFEQGVPPQFRLYLYENGKPLSPKAAQAAISLQRLGRPAEPIAFYAERDYLRGDKTVVEPHSFDVTVSADHNGKTSRWRYAQVEARVEMGEAQLKEAGVNILTAGPVRIRSVLELPGAIKPNGDRFVPLLQQFNGTVVAAPVGEGTHVKRGDILAVVESPEVGDLRSALAVARDKAELHRRTLEREEKLFAERISPEQDVLLARQAYREAQISANAAARKLEAMRVTAGGGANVARVELRAPIDGVVTGKSVAPGQAVDAGTVLMSVADTSTVWVELPIYPKDMAAVRPGQAVVIKTSDGETEAQGKVEAVSAVAGEQTRTATARVVLPNREGVWRPGTLVNAVLITNEQEVAVAVDKSAIQTVRDWKVVFGRYGQYLEARPLELGRSDGKMVEVIEGLSAGEQYAAGNSFTVKAELGKAGATHDH